A window from Betta splendens chromosome 1, fBetSpl5.4, whole genome shotgun sequence encodes these proteins:
- the LOC114857415 gene encoding NACHT, LRR and PYD domains-containing protein 1-like isoform X1, which translates to MNAPSDEELSVDVVFLNDRGFNTDRSLSFWPAQRTRQRLDRAHTYRPAPGELSQTQCEHLASALINKSFIYEELDLRRSSLKASGAELLFAALDSSYYSLEALRLSDCVLTERCLTSLVSALTSGRFYLKELDLNGNRHLMEAGVRLLSAGLRNRKCRLKILRLVCCKLTETSCAYLGSALERSIWLEELDLSGNRLQDAGVKLLTAGLKGPLCVLKAVRLRSCSLTEMSCGYVASVLMSRPLLKELDLSLNQLHDVGIKLLSDSLKSHNCKLRTLRLTSCAFSVQGCAALVSALTSRTSDLTELDVSGNQLQPEGMRLLSALVQSPACHLQTLRVSSGQNLITTERPVAELGTSSNPSADMTTRDRKLAEHMTRNLHVFVPFVQQGDVNTRRRSSPWDTRRLIAPYESSLEQTVIKIHKVLPMLTQANPSHAAHGPNTTNRDPGPSECADAFKTDFTPEVSEIKPGETSYKFRVQHSGTYQCVLTRLVFTVTQPGRLSYRIIQWDQGLLQSAGKTPAGPLYSIQCSEDSVSQLHLPHCETQPALITGGLSVVHCSDDAMSFLEPLRITDTHVVVDVPHFSAFGLVWDLIEGFLNIHRPTKGQVLLFHRTRKNQTVNVFLLPENVPLMEVKGQQEEAAHIVTPSSCVLSKGRSYSLRCPEAYRVQPACSVFDINYGPNYHPAFEVRLSLNTEEAAVTVLDQERMPVWDYYAEFTGLSFASNSSLTAASSAMEPDSVHRQAEGSGPSGQNLPWPESVQGEEERKLLSVRSKVITAASTSVVNALLDNLLENRVINSREIESVQAMARADKTRELLDMVRRKGNTACKLLIDTLCELDPFLSETLQLKQE; encoded by the exons ATGAATGCTCCCAGCGATGAAGAATTATCAGTGGATGTAGTGTTTTTGAACGACAGAGGCTTCAACACAGACCGGAGTTTGAGTTTCTGGCCTGCACAAAG GACCAGACAGCGACTGGACCGAGCGCACACgtacag ACCAGCTCCTGGCGAACTGTCTCAGACGCAGTGTGAACACCTGGCGTCAGCGCTGATCAACAAGTCATTCATTTATGAGGAGCTGGATCTGAGGAGAAGCTCCCTGAAGGCCTCAGGAGCCGAGCTGCTGTTTGCGGCGCTGGACAGTTCATATTACAGCCTGGAGGCGCTGAG GCTCAGCGACTGCGTGTTGACGGAGAGGTGTCTGACCTCCCTGGTGTCAGCTCTCACATCAGGGAGGTTTTACCTAAAGGAGCTGGACCTGAATGGAAACAGGCACCTGATGGAAGCAGGCGTGCGTCTGttgtctgctggactgaggAACAGGAAATGCCGACTGAAGATTCTCAG ACTTGTTTGCTGTAAGTTGACGGAAACCAGCTGCGCTTACTTGGGTTCTGCACTTGAACGCAGCATCTGgttggaggagctggacctgagtGGAAACCGTCTGCAGGATGCGGGAGTTAAGCTGCTGACTGCTGGACTGAAAGGCCCGCTTTGTGTTCTGAAGGCTGTGAG gttGAGGTCCTGCAGCCTGACAGAGATGAGCTGTGGATACGTGGCCTCCGTACTGATGTCCAGGCCCCTTCTCaaagaactggacctgagcctTAATCAGCTACATGACGTAGGAATCAAGCTATTGTCTGATAGTCTGAAGAGTCACAACTGTAAACTGAGAACTCTGAG gttgACAAGCTGTGCGTTCTCAGTTCAGGGCTGTGctgctctggtctcagctctcaCCTCCAGAACCTCTGACCTGACTGAGCTGGACGTCAGTGGaaaccagctgcagcctgaagggATGAGGCTGCTGTCGGCGCTGGTGCAGAGTCCAGCCTGTCACCTGCAGACTTTAAG AGTGAGCAGTGGACAAAACCTTATCACAACGGAGAGACCTGTAGCAG AATTAGGTACAAGCTCAAATCCATCGGCCGACATGACAACACGTGACAGGAAGTTGGCTGAACATATGACCCGGAACCTACACGTGTTTGTACCGTTTGTTCAGCAAGGAGACGTTAACACGAGACGACGCTCCAGTCCCTGGGATACGAGAAG ACTTATTGCTCCATATGAATCCTCACTAGAACAAACAGTGATCAAGATACACAAAGTCTTGCCGATGCTAACACAAG CCAATCCATCACATGCTGCTCATGgtccaaacacaacaaacagagacCCTGGTCCTTCAGAGTGCGCAGACGCCTTCAAG ACAGATTTTACACCTGAAGTTTCTGAAATTAAACCTGGAGAAACCTCATACAA GTTCAGAGTCCAGCATTCGGGGACGTACCAGTGTGTTCTGACCCGGCTGGTGTTCACTGTGACTCAGCCGGGCCGGCTGTCGTACAGGATCATCCAGTGGGACCAGGGCCTCCTGCAGTCCGCTGGAAAGACGCCCGCAGGTCCACTTTATAGCATCCAGTGCTCCGAGGACTCCGTGTCTCAGCTGCACCTCCCTCACTGTGAAACACAACCTG CGCTCATCACTGGAGGCCTGTCTGTCGTCCACTGCAGCGATGATGCAATGAGCTTCCTTGAGCCGCTGCGCATAACAGACACTCATGTGGTTGTGGACGTCCCTCACTTCTCTGCCTTCGGCCTAGTGTGGGATCTCATCGAAGGCTTCCTAAACATCCACAGGCCCACGAAGGGCCAGGTTCTGCTGTTTCATCGAACTAGGAAAAACCAGACAGTCAACGTGTTCCTGCTGCCAGAAAACGTCCCACTGATGGAG gtcaaaggtcagcaggaGGAAGCTGCACACATTGTGACACCTTCTTCCTGTGTCCTCAGTAAAGGTCGTTCTTACAGCCTACGCTGTCCGGAGGCCTACAGAGTTCAACCAGCG TGTTCAGTGTTTGACATCAATTATGGACCAAATTATCACCCAGCCTTCGAGGTTCGACTCAGCTTGAACACTGAGGAGGCAGCTGTGACCGTCTTGGACCAGGAGAGGATGCCTGTGTGGGATTACTATGCAGAATTCACTG GTTTAAGCTTTGCATCAAACTCAAGCCTGACAGCCGCTTCCTCAGCCATGGAACCAGACTCTGTCCATCGCCAGGCTGAAG GTTCTGGCCCAAGTGGACAAAATCTACCATGGCCAGAGAGTGTccaaggagaggaggagaggaagctgctctctgtgaggtcaaaggtcatcaccGCAGCGTCCACTTCTGTTGTTAACGCCTTGCTGGATAATCTGTTGGAAAACAGAGTCATAAACAGCCGAGAGATAGAGTCAGTGCAAGCGATGGCAAGAGCGGACAAAACACGAGAGCTGCTCGACATGGTCCGAAGAAAGGGAAACACAGCCTGTAAACTCCTGATTGATACGCTGTGTGAGTTAGATCCCTTTCTGTCTGAAACACTGCAGCTAAAACAAGAATAA
- the LOC114857415 gene encoding NACHT, LRR and PYD domains-containing protein 1-like isoform X4 produces MRPAPGELSQTQCEHLASALINKSFIYEELDLRRSSLKASGAELLFAALDSSYYSLEALRLSDCVLTERCLTSLVSALTSGRFYLKELDLNGNRHLMEAGVRLLSAGLRNRKCRLKILRLVCCKLTETSCAYLGSALERSIWLEELDLSGNRLQDAGVKLLTAGLKGPLCVLKAVRLRSCSLTEMSCGYVASVLMSRPLLKELDLSLNQLHDVGIKLLSDSLKSHNCKLRTLRLTSCAFSVQGCAALVSALTSRTSDLTELDVSGNQLQPEGMRLLSALVQSPACHLQTLRVSSGQNLITTERPVAELGTSSNPSADMTTRDRKLAEHMTRNLHVFVPFVQQGDVNTRRRSSPWDTRRLIAPYESSLEQTVIKIHKVLPMLTQANPSHAAHGPNTTNRDPGPSECADAFKTDFTPEVSEIKPGETSYKFRVQHSGTYQCVLTRLVFTVTQPGRLSYRIIQWDQGLLQSAGKTPAGPLYSIQCSEDSVSQLHLPHCETQPALITGGLSVVHCSDDAMSFLEPLRITDTHVVVDVPHFSAFGLVWDLIEGFLNIHRPTKGQVLLFHRTRKNQTVNVFLLPENVPLMEVKGQQEEAAHIVTPSSCVLSKGRSYSLRCPEAYRVQPACSVFDINYGPNYHPAFEVRLSLNTEEAAVTVLDQERMPVWDYYAEFTGLSFASNSSLTAASSAMEPDSVHRQAEGSGPSGQNLPWPESVQGEEERKLLSVRSKVITAASTSVVNALLDNLLENRVINSREIESVQAMARADKTRELLDMVRRKGNTACKLLIDTLCELDPFLSETLQLKQE; encoded by the exons ATGAG ACCAGCTCCTGGCGAACTGTCTCAGACGCAGTGTGAACACCTGGCGTCAGCGCTGATCAACAAGTCATTCATTTATGAGGAGCTGGATCTGAGGAGAAGCTCCCTGAAGGCCTCAGGAGCCGAGCTGCTGTTTGCGGCGCTGGACAGTTCATATTACAGCCTGGAGGCGCTGAG GCTCAGCGACTGCGTGTTGACGGAGAGGTGTCTGACCTCCCTGGTGTCAGCTCTCACATCAGGGAGGTTTTACCTAAAGGAGCTGGACCTGAATGGAAACAGGCACCTGATGGAAGCAGGCGTGCGTCTGttgtctgctggactgaggAACAGGAAATGCCGACTGAAGATTCTCAG ACTTGTTTGCTGTAAGTTGACGGAAACCAGCTGCGCTTACTTGGGTTCTGCACTTGAACGCAGCATCTGgttggaggagctggacctgagtGGAAACCGTCTGCAGGATGCGGGAGTTAAGCTGCTGACTGCTGGACTGAAAGGCCCGCTTTGTGTTCTGAAGGCTGTGAG gttGAGGTCCTGCAGCCTGACAGAGATGAGCTGTGGATACGTGGCCTCCGTACTGATGTCCAGGCCCCTTCTCaaagaactggacctgagcctTAATCAGCTACATGACGTAGGAATCAAGCTATTGTCTGATAGTCTGAAGAGTCACAACTGTAAACTGAGAACTCTGAG gttgACAAGCTGTGCGTTCTCAGTTCAGGGCTGTGctgctctggtctcagctctcaCCTCCAGAACCTCTGACCTGACTGAGCTGGACGTCAGTGGaaaccagctgcagcctgaagggATGAGGCTGCTGTCGGCGCTGGTGCAGAGTCCAGCCTGTCACCTGCAGACTTTAAG AGTGAGCAGTGGACAAAACCTTATCACAACGGAGAGACCTGTAGCAG AATTAGGTACAAGCTCAAATCCATCGGCCGACATGACAACACGTGACAGGAAGTTGGCTGAACATATGACCCGGAACCTACACGTGTTTGTACCGTTTGTTCAGCAAGGAGACGTTAACACGAGACGACGCTCCAGTCCCTGGGATACGAGAAG ACTTATTGCTCCATATGAATCCTCACTAGAACAAACAGTGATCAAGATACACAAAGTCTTGCCGATGCTAACACAAG CCAATCCATCACATGCTGCTCATGgtccaaacacaacaaacagagacCCTGGTCCTTCAGAGTGCGCAGACGCCTTCAAG ACAGATTTTACACCTGAAGTTTCTGAAATTAAACCTGGAGAAACCTCATACAA GTTCAGAGTCCAGCATTCGGGGACGTACCAGTGTGTTCTGACCCGGCTGGTGTTCACTGTGACTCAGCCGGGCCGGCTGTCGTACAGGATCATCCAGTGGGACCAGGGCCTCCTGCAGTCCGCTGGAAAGACGCCCGCAGGTCCACTTTATAGCATCCAGTGCTCCGAGGACTCCGTGTCTCAGCTGCACCTCCCTCACTGTGAAACACAACCTG CGCTCATCACTGGAGGCCTGTCTGTCGTCCACTGCAGCGATGATGCAATGAGCTTCCTTGAGCCGCTGCGCATAACAGACACTCATGTGGTTGTGGACGTCCCTCACTTCTCTGCCTTCGGCCTAGTGTGGGATCTCATCGAAGGCTTCCTAAACATCCACAGGCCCACGAAGGGCCAGGTTCTGCTGTTTCATCGAACTAGGAAAAACCAGACAGTCAACGTGTTCCTGCTGCCAGAAAACGTCCCACTGATGGAG gtcaaaggtcagcaggaGGAAGCTGCACACATTGTGACACCTTCTTCCTGTGTCCTCAGTAAAGGTCGTTCTTACAGCCTACGCTGTCCGGAGGCCTACAGAGTTCAACCAGCG TGTTCAGTGTTTGACATCAATTATGGACCAAATTATCACCCAGCCTTCGAGGTTCGACTCAGCTTGAACACTGAGGAGGCAGCTGTGACCGTCTTGGACCAGGAGAGGATGCCTGTGTGGGATTACTATGCAGAATTCACTG GTTTAAGCTTTGCATCAAACTCAAGCCTGACAGCCGCTTCCTCAGCCATGGAACCAGACTCTGTCCATCGCCAGGCTGAAG GTTCTGGCCCAAGTGGACAAAATCTACCATGGCCAGAGAGTGTccaaggagaggaggagaggaagctgctctctgtgaggtcaaaggtcatcaccGCAGCGTCCACTTCTGTTGTTAACGCCTTGCTGGATAATCTGTTGGAAAACAGAGTCATAAACAGCCGAGAGATAGAGTCAGTGCAAGCGATGGCAAGAGCGGACAAAACACGAGAGCTGCTCGACATGGTCCGAAGAAAGGGAAACACAGCCTGTAAACTCCTGATTGATACGCTGTGTGAGTTAGATCCCTTTCTGTCTGAAACACTGCAGCTAAAACAAGAATAA
- the LOC114857415 gene encoding NACHT, LRR and PYD domains-containing protein 1-like isoform X2 encodes MNAPSDEELSVDVVFLNDRGFNTDRSLSFWPAQRTRQRLDRAHTYRPAPGELSQTQCEHLASALINKSFIYEELDLRRSSLKASGAELLFAALDSSYYSLEALRLSDCVLTERCLTSLVSALTSGRFYLKELDLNGNRHLMEAGVRLLSAGLRNRKCRLKILRLVCCKLTETSCAYLGSALERSIWLEELDLSGNRLQDAGVKLLTAGLKGPLCVLKAVRLRSCSLTEMSCGYVASVLMSRPLLKELDLSLNQLHDVGIKLLSDSLKSHNCKLRTLRLTSCAFSVQGCAALVSALTSRTSDLTELDVSGNQLQPEGMRLLSALVQSPACHLQTLRVSSGQNLITTERPVAGTSSNPSADMTTRDRKLAEHMTRNLHVFVPFVQQGDVNTRRRSSPWDTRRLIAPYESSLEQTVIKIHKVLPMLTQANPSHAAHGPNTTNRDPGPSECADAFKTDFTPEVSEIKPGETSYKFRVQHSGTYQCVLTRLVFTVTQPGRLSYRIIQWDQGLLQSAGKTPAGPLYSIQCSEDSVSQLHLPHCETQPALITGGLSVVHCSDDAMSFLEPLRITDTHVVVDVPHFSAFGLVWDLIEGFLNIHRPTKGQVLLFHRTRKNQTVNVFLLPENVPLMEVKGQQEEAAHIVTPSSCVLSKGRSYSLRCPEAYRVQPACSVFDINYGPNYHPAFEVRLSLNTEEAAVTVLDQERMPVWDYYAEFTGLSFASNSSLTAASSAMEPDSVHRQAEGSGPSGQNLPWPESVQGEEERKLLSVRSKVITAASTSVVNALLDNLLENRVINSREIESVQAMARADKTRELLDMVRRKGNTACKLLIDTLCELDPFLSETLQLKQE; translated from the exons ATGAATGCTCCCAGCGATGAAGAATTATCAGTGGATGTAGTGTTTTTGAACGACAGAGGCTTCAACACAGACCGGAGTTTGAGTTTCTGGCCTGCACAAAG GACCAGACAGCGACTGGACCGAGCGCACACgtacag ACCAGCTCCTGGCGAACTGTCTCAGACGCAGTGTGAACACCTGGCGTCAGCGCTGATCAACAAGTCATTCATTTATGAGGAGCTGGATCTGAGGAGAAGCTCCCTGAAGGCCTCAGGAGCCGAGCTGCTGTTTGCGGCGCTGGACAGTTCATATTACAGCCTGGAGGCGCTGAG GCTCAGCGACTGCGTGTTGACGGAGAGGTGTCTGACCTCCCTGGTGTCAGCTCTCACATCAGGGAGGTTTTACCTAAAGGAGCTGGACCTGAATGGAAACAGGCACCTGATGGAAGCAGGCGTGCGTCTGttgtctgctggactgaggAACAGGAAATGCCGACTGAAGATTCTCAG ACTTGTTTGCTGTAAGTTGACGGAAACCAGCTGCGCTTACTTGGGTTCTGCACTTGAACGCAGCATCTGgttggaggagctggacctgagtGGAAACCGTCTGCAGGATGCGGGAGTTAAGCTGCTGACTGCTGGACTGAAAGGCCCGCTTTGTGTTCTGAAGGCTGTGAG gttGAGGTCCTGCAGCCTGACAGAGATGAGCTGTGGATACGTGGCCTCCGTACTGATGTCCAGGCCCCTTCTCaaagaactggacctgagcctTAATCAGCTACATGACGTAGGAATCAAGCTATTGTCTGATAGTCTGAAGAGTCACAACTGTAAACTGAGAACTCTGAG gttgACAAGCTGTGCGTTCTCAGTTCAGGGCTGTGctgctctggtctcagctctcaCCTCCAGAACCTCTGACCTGACTGAGCTGGACGTCAGTGGaaaccagctgcagcctgaagggATGAGGCTGCTGTCGGCGCTGGTGCAGAGTCCAGCCTGTCACCTGCAGACTTTAAG AGTGAGCAGTGGACAAAACCTTATCACAACGGAGAGACCTGTAGCAG GTACAAGCTCAAATCCATCGGCCGACATGACAACACGTGACAGGAAGTTGGCTGAACATATGACCCGGAACCTACACGTGTTTGTACCGTTTGTTCAGCAAGGAGACGTTAACACGAGACGACGCTCCAGTCCCTGGGATACGAGAAG ACTTATTGCTCCATATGAATCCTCACTAGAACAAACAGTGATCAAGATACACAAAGTCTTGCCGATGCTAACACAAG CCAATCCATCACATGCTGCTCATGgtccaaacacaacaaacagagacCCTGGTCCTTCAGAGTGCGCAGACGCCTTCAAG ACAGATTTTACACCTGAAGTTTCTGAAATTAAACCTGGAGAAACCTCATACAA GTTCAGAGTCCAGCATTCGGGGACGTACCAGTGTGTTCTGACCCGGCTGGTGTTCACTGTGACTCAGCCGGGCCGGCTGTCGTACAGGATCATCCAGTGGGACCAGGGCCTCCTGCAGTCCGCTGGAAAGACGCCCGCAGGTCCACTTTATAGCATCCAGTGCTCCGAGGACTCCGTGTCTCAGCTGCACCTCCCTCACTGTGAAACACAACCTG CGCTCATCACTGGAGGCCTGTCTGTCGTCCACTGCAGCGATGATGCAATGAGCTTCCTTGAGCCGCTGCGCATAACAGACACTCATGTGGTTGTGGACGTCCCTCACTTCTCTGCCTTCGGCCTAGTGTGGGATCTCATCGAAGGCTTCCTAAACATCCACAGGCCCACGAAGGGCCAGGTTCTGCTGTTTCATCGAACTAGGAAAAACCAGACAGTCAACGTGTTCCTGCTGCCAGAAAACGTCCCACTGATGGAG gtcaaaggtcagcaggaGGAAGCTGCACACATTGTGACACCTTCTTCCTGTGTCCTCAGTAAAGGTCGTTCTTACAGCCTACGCTGTCCGGAGGCCTACAGAGTTCAACCAGCG TGTTCAGTGTTTGACATCAATTATGGACCAAATTATCACCCAGCCTTCGAGGTTCGACTCAGCTTGAACACTGAGGAGGCAGCTGTGACCGTCTTGGACCAGGAGAGGATGCCTGTGTGGGATTACTATGCAGAATTCACTG GTTTAAGCTTTGCATCAAACTCAAGCCTGACAGCCGCTTCCTCAGCCATGGAACCAGACTCTGTCCATCGCCAGGCTGAAG GTTCTGGCCCAAGTGGACAAAATCTACCATGGCCAGAGAGTGTccaaggagaggaggagaggaagctgctctctgtgaggtcaaaggtcatcaccGCAGCGTCCACTTCTGTTGTTAACGCCTTGCTGGATAATCTGTTGGAAAACAGAGTCATAAACAGCCGAGAGATAGAGTCAGTGCAAGCGATGGCAAGAGCGGACAAAACACGAGAGCTGCTCGACATGGTCCGAAGAAAGGGAAACACAGCCTGTAAACTCCTGATTGATACGCTGTGTGAGTTAGATCCCTTTCTGTCTGAAACACTGCAGCTAAAACAAGAATAA
- the LOC114857415 gene encoding NACHT, LRR and PYD domains-containing protein 1-like isoform X3, whose product MNAPSDEELSVDVVFLNDRGFNTDRSLSFWPAQRTRQRLDRAHTYRPAPGELSQTQCEHLASALINKSFIYEELDLRRSSLKASGAELLFAALDSSYYSLEALRLSDCVLTERFYLKELDLNGNRHLMEAGVRLLSAGLRNRKCRLKILRLVCCKLTETSCAYLGSALERSIWLEELDLSGNRLQDAGVKLLTAGLKGPLCVLKAVRLRSCSLTEMSCGYVASVLMSRPLLKELDLSLNQLHDVGIKLLSDSLKSHNCKLRTLRLTSCAFSVQGCAALVSALTSRTSDLTELDVSGNQLQPEGMRLLSALVQSPACHLQTLRVSSGQNLITTERPVAELGTSSNPSADMTTRDRKLAEHMTRNLHVFVPFVQQGDVNTRRRSSPWDTRRLIAPYESSLEQTVIKIHKVLPMLTQANPSHAAHGPNTTNRDPGPSECADAFKTDFTPEVSEIKPGETSYKFRVQHSGTYQCVLTRLVFTVTQPGRLSYRIIQWDQGLLQSAGKTPAGPLYSIQCSEDSVSQLHLPHCETQPALITGGLSVVHCSDDAMSFLEPLRITDTHVVVDVPHFSAFGLVWDLIEGFLNIHRPTKGQVLLFHRTRKNQTVNVFLLPENVPLMEVKGQQEEAAHIVTPSSCVLSKGRSYSLRCPEAYRVQPACSVFDINYGPNYHPAFEVRLSLNTEEAAVTVLDQERMPVWDYYAEFTGLSFASNSSLTAASSAMEPDSVHRQAEGSGPSGQNLPWPESVQGEEERKLLSVRSKVITAASTSVVNALLDNLLENRVINSREIESVQAMARADKTRELLDMVRRKGNTACKLLIDTLCELDPFLSETLQLKQE is encoded by the exons ATGAATGCTCCCAGCGATGAAGAATTATCAGTGGATGTAGTGTTTTTGAACGACAGAGGCTTCAACACAGACCGGAGTTTGAGTTTCTGGCCTGCACAAAG GACCAGACAGCGACTGGACCGAGCGCACACgtacag ACCAGCTCCTGGCGAACTGTCTCAGACGCAGTGTGAACACCTGGCGTCAGCGCTGATCAACAAGTCATTCATTTATGAGGAGCTGGATCTGAGGAGAAGCTCCCTGAAGGCCTCAGGAGCCGAGCTGCTGTTTGCGGCGCTGGACAGTTCATATTACAGCCTGGAGGCGCTGAG GCTCAGCGACTGCGTGTTGACGGAGAG GTTTTACCTAAAGGAGCTGGACCTGAATGGAAACAGGCACCTGATGGAAGCAGGCGTGCGTCTGttgtctgctggactgaggAACAGGAAATGCCGACTGAAGATTCTCAG ACTTGTTTGCTGTAAGTTGACGGAAACCAGCTGCGCTTACTTGGGTTCTGCACTTGAACGCAGCATCTGgttggaggagctggacctgagtGGAAACCGTCTGCAGGATGCGGGAGTTAAGCTGCTGACTGCTGGACTGAAAGGCCCGCTTTGTGTTCTGAAGGCTGTGAG gttGAGGTCCTGCAGCCTGACAGAGATGAGCTGTGGATACGTGGCCTCCGTACTGATGTCCAGGCCCCTTCTCaaagaactggacctgagcctTAATCAGCTACATGACGTAGGAATCAAGCTATTGTCTGATAGTCTGAAGAGTCACAACTGTAAACTGAGAACTCTGAG gttgACAAGCTGTGCGTTCTCAGTTCAGGGCTGTGctgctctggtctcagctctcaCCTCCAGAACCTCTGACCTGACTGAGCTGGACGTCAGTGGaaaccagctgcagcctgaagggATGAGGCTGCTGTCGGCGCTGGTGCAGAGTCCAGCCTGTCACCTGCAGACTTTAAG AGTGAGCAGTGGACAAAACCTTATCACAACGGAGAGACCTGTAGCAG AATTAGGTACAAGCTCAAATCCATCGGCCGACATGACAACACGTGACAGGAAGTTGGCTGAACATATGACCCGGAACCTACACGTGTTTGTACCGTTTGTTCAGCAAGGAGACGTTAACACGAGACGACGCTCCAGTCCCTGGGATACGAGAAG ACTTATTGCTCCATATGAATCCTCACTAGAACAAACAGTGATCAAGATACACAAAGTCTTGCCGATGCTAACACAAG CCAATCCATCACATGCTGCTCATGgtccaaacacaacaaacagagacCCTGGTCCTTCAGAGTGCGCAGACGCCTTCAAG ACAGATTTTACACCTGAAGTTTCTGAAATTAAACCTGGAGAAACCTCATACAA GTTCAGAGTCCAGCATTCGGGGACGTACCAGTGTGTTCTGACCCGGCTGGTGTTCACTGTGACTCAGCCGGGCCGGCTGTCGTACAGGATCATCCAGTGGGACCAGGGCCTCCTGCAGTCCGCTGGAAAGACGCCCGCAGGTCCACTTTATAGCATCCAGTGCTCCGAGGACTCCGTGTCTCAGCTGCACCTCCCTCACTGTGAAACACAACCTG CGCTCATCACTGGAGGCCTGTCTGTCGTCCACTGCAGCGATGATGCAATGAGCTTCCTTGAGCCGCTGCGCATAACAGACACTCATGTGGTTGTGGACGTCCCTCACTTCTCTGCCTTCGGCCTAGTGTGGGATCTCATCGAAGGCTTCCTAAACATCCACAGGCCCACGAAGGGCCAGGTTCTGCTGTTTCATCGAACTAGGAAAAACCAGACAGTCAACGTGTTCCTGCTGCCAGAAAACGTCCCACTGATGGAG gtcaaaggtcagcaggaGGAAGCTGCACACATTGTGACACCTTCTTCCTGTGTCCTCAGTAAAGGTCGTTCTTACAGCCTACGCTGTCCGGAGGCCTACAGAGTTCAACCAGCG TGTTCAGTGTTTGACATCAATTATGGACCAAATTATCACCCAGCCTTCGAGGTTCGACTCAGCTTGAACACTGAGGAGGCAGCTGTGACCGTCTTGGACCAGGAGAGGATGCCTGTGTGGGATTACTATGCAGAATTCACTG GTTTAAGCTTTGCATCAAACTCAAGCCTGACAGCCGCTTCCTCAGCCATGGAACCAGACTCTGTCCATCGCCAGGCTGAAG GTTCTGGCCCAAGTGGACAAAATCTACCATGGCCAGAGAGTGTccaaggagaggaggagaggaagctgctctctgtgaggtcaaaggtcatcaccGCAGCGTCCACTTCTGTTGTTAACGCCTTGCTGGATAATCTGTTGGAAAACAGAGTCATAAACAGCCGAGAGATAGAGTCAGTGCAAGCGATGGCAAGAGCGGACAAAACACGAGAGCTGCTCGACATGGTCCGAAGAAAGGGAAACACAGCCTGTAAACTCCTGATTGATACGCTGTGTGAGTTAGATCCCTTTCTGTCTGAAACACTGCAGCTAAAACAAGAATAA